From one Leptospira kanakyensis genomic stretch:
- the ybaL gene encoding YbaL family putative K(+) efflux transporter, whose protein sequence is MPHEVNLISTVAVGLGLAMILGFISIRLRMPPLVGYLIAGIIVGPYVPGFVADAELTAQLAEIGVMLLMFGVGLHFSIEDLMSVKRIAIPGAIVQILVATILGAAAILFWGGSWGEAAVFGLALSVASTVVLLKALETRGVIDSINGRIAIGWLVVEDLVMVLVLVLLPPLAGIMGSQASGINQTNDTNIMVTLVVTLAKVIAFVIVMLVVGKRLLPKVLWWVTGTGSRELFSLCVIATAVGVAYGSALLFDVSFALGAFFAGMMLRESEFSHRAAEESLPLRDAFAVLFFVSVGMIFDPHILVEQPLKVFAVIAIIMFGKTLVAIALVLIFRYPLNTALTVGASLAQIGEFSFILAGLGVSLGLLDIEGRNLIVAGALVSIAFNSTLFAALEPFQKWIRKHSSFARKLEMPDDPLSMLPMSTDNVFLSGQVVLVGYGRVGKRIANALDEHKIPYVIAESNREIVEKLRAREIPAVCGDASDPNVLVQAHIAHASLLVAATSNTFHVRQMVEIARKLNPKIETVIRTHNEDEAKLWTEEKIGKIFLSEQQLASGMAEHVLKRMGKLV, encoded by the coding sequence ATGCCCCATGAAGTTAATTTGATTTCAACTGTTGCTGTCGGCCTTGGTCTGGCAATGATCTTAGGATTTATCTCCATCCGTCTAAGAATGCCTCCACTCGTGGGATATTTAATTGCTGGCATCATTGTTGGTCCTTACGTCCCAGGTTTTGTGGCGGATGCGGAACTTACTGCACAACTTGCTGAAATAGGTGTCATGTTGCTGATGTTTGGTGTAGGACTTCATTTTTCCATCGAAGACTTAATGTCGGTAAAACGCATTGCGATCCCTGGCGCCATTGTACAAATTTTAGTAGCAACCATACTCGGAGCCGCTGCCATTTTATTCTGGGGAGGCAGTTGGGGAGAAGCCGCTGTATTTGGGTTGGCACTTTCTGTTGCCAGTACAGTAGTACTCCTCAAGGCACTGGAAACACGCGGTGTCATCGATAGCATCAATGGGCGCATCGCCATCGGTTGGTTAGTCGTAGAAGATTTAGTAATGGTACTTGTGCTTGTATTATTACCACCTTTAGCGGGAATCATGGGTAGCCAGGCTTCCGGCATCAATCAGACAAATGATACAAATATAATGGTTACACTTGTTGTGACCCTCGCCAAAGTAATCGCATTTGTGATCGTTATGTTGGTAGTAGGAAAACGTTTGTTACCCAAAGTTTTGTGGTGGGTTACCGGCACCGGTTCACGTGAGTTATTCAGTTTGTGTGTTATTGCTACAGCAGTCGGCGTGGCTTATGGATCCGCCCTATTATTCGACGTATCTTTTGCATTAGGTGCTTTTTTTGCCGGTATGATGTTACGTGAATCTGAATTCAGTCATCGAGCAGCAGAAGAGTCACTGCCCTTACGTGATGCCTTTGCCGTATTATTTTTTGTTTCCGTCGGAATGATTTTTGATCCACATATCTTGGTGGAACAACCGTTAAAGGTGTTTGCTGTCATTGCCATCATCATGTTCGGAAAAACACTCGTTGCCATCGCACTAGTGCTCATCTTTCGTTATCCGCTAAACACCGCATTAACAGTGGGTGCGAGTCTTGCCCAAATTGGTGAATTCTCGTTTATTTTAGCCGGCTTAGGTGTGAGTCTGGGTCTTTTAGACATAGAGGGTCGAAACTTAATTGTCGCAGGTGCTTTGGTTTCCATTGCATTTAACTCCACATTGTTTGCAGCACTGGAACCGTTTCAAAAATGGATCCGCAAACATTCCTCTTTCGCACGCAAACTAGAAATGCCGGATGATCCTCTTTCCATGTTACCAATGTCTACAGATAATGTTTTTTTATCTGGTCAAGTTGTGTTAGTCGGTTATGGTCGAGTCGGAAAACGGATTGCCAATGCTCTGGATGAACATAAAATCCCTTACGTTATTGCAGAATCCAACCGTGAGATTGTGGAAAAATTACGCGCAAGAGAAATTCCTGCCGTGTGCGGTGACGCATCAGATCCCAATGTATTAGTTCAAGCACATATTGCCCATGCAAGTTTGTTAGTTGCTGCGACTTCAAATACATTCCATGTACGCCAAATGGTTGAAATCGCACGTAAACTGAATCCAAAAATCGAAACCGTCATTCGCACACACAATGAGGACGAGGCAAAGTTATGGACAGAAGAGAAAATTGGTAAAATTTTTCTCAGCGAACAACAACTTGCTTCCGGTATGGCAGAACACGTATTAAAACGTATGGGAAAACTAGTTTAA
- a CDS encoding tyrosine-type recombinase/integrase has protein sequence MLKDKMISDMIVHGYATKTIRNYTTCMTVLTRHFQKSPLDLEPTDIYKFFLYLRLENRSDSSLINFYSAILLFYSLIDRKEMLQLVPLPKRKRTVVSVFSQTEIVSLLSNCCTFWEKIIFTLLYSSGIRIGEVVNLQISNIDFERKAIFIESGKGGHARYAILADKTAALLKQYIKIYNPKSYLFFSHKGKDVAVSIRSIQAAFQKIRKLAGIRKYGTVHTLRHSFATHLLEDGYGLVYIQKLLGHADIKTTLVYLHVSPGSLLQITSPLEKIGNFKPGMFESQNQYGFQFS, from the coding sequence ATGTTAAAAGATAAAATGATCAGTGATATGATCGTCCATGGATATGCAACGAAAACAATTCGGAATTACACAACATGTATGACTGTATTAACTCGGCACTTTCAAAAGTCTCCTTTGGATTTGGAACCTACAGATATATATAAATTTTTCCTATATCTGAGGTTGGAAAATCGCTCTGATTCTTCTCTGATTAATTTTTATAGTGCAATTCTGCTTTTTTATTCTTTAATAGATCGAAAAGAGATGTTACAGCTGGTTCCCTTACCAAAAAGAAAACGAACGGTTGTTTCTGTGTTTAGCCAAACAGAGATAGTTAGTTTACTTTCCAATTGTTGTACGTTTTGGGAGAAAATTATTTTTACCTTACTATATTCTTCAGGGATACGTATTGGTGAAGTGGTGAACTTACAGATATCAAATATTGATTTTGAAAGGAAGGCAATATTTATCGAATCAGGGAAGGGTGGTCATGCAAGATATGCAATTTTAGCAGATAAAACTGCCGCTTTACTCAAACAATATATAAAAATTTATAATCCTAAATCCTATTTGTTTTTTTCTCATAAAGGGAAAGATGTTGCTGTTAGTATACGCTCCATCCAAGCTGCCTTTCAAAAAATTAGAAAACTCGCTGGGATTCGGAAATATGGCACTGTCCATACTCTCCGCCATTCTTTTGCAACTCACCTTCTGGAGGATGGATATGGTTTGGTTTATATTCAAAAACTTCTAGGTCATGCGGATATAAAAACGACGCTCGTATATTTACATGTGAGTCCCGGTTCCCTTTTGCAAATTACAAGTCCCTTAGAGAAAATCGGAAATTTCAAACCAGGTATGTTCGAAAGCCAAAACCAATATGGATTTCAGTTTAGCTGA
- a CDS encoding PAS domain-containing hybrid sensor histidine kinase/response regulator: MTQMNSNNKGEDNDDGQIIRHERHRFAELVRAMNAGTWETDLIGNTSIVNERYAEILGYTLEELGPVNYDVWTGLTHPDDMIRLNQVLEEHFAGKKPYYECEVRMKHKNGHWVWILDKGRVAEWTEDGKPAFMFGSHQDITSIKETEEELRIAKEEAIRATQSKSEFLANMSHEIRTPLNAVIGYLDLMLQGKEEVRKEYLEIAHTSALSLLDLINDILDFSKIEAGKLELHFEFFPIRTLVDQLRSILFYSFQKKDIEFKIQIDPQIPEFLKMDLIRLRQILINLIGNAVKFTEKGFVTFEIKVLKLNNDTEANLLFSVQDTGIGIEKESFDKIFEMFSQEDSSTTRKYGGTGLGLTITNHLLKQMNSKLQLESEFGTGSNFSFVLKMEFSNSIQEPVPKNSEESKHETIQSNHSLISIQPKILIVDDNEINLTLLKTMLQRIVPKALVLQAIDGEEAISIYQKETPDFIFMDIQMPKTNGFDATLKIREIQKSNPKNVIIVALTAGETTDEKEKSFQVGFDDFISKPVVSKTIANCLTKFFLR, encoded by the coding sequence ATGACCCAAATGAATTCTAATAACAAAGGAGAAGATAACGACGACGGCCAAATAATCCGCCATGAAAGGCATCGTTTTGCTGAGTTAGTGAGAGCAATGAATGCAGGTACCTGGGAAACGGATCTCATAGGCAATACAAGTATCGTCAACGAACGGTATGCAGAAATTTTAGGTTATACATTAGAAGAACTTGGACCAGTCAATTATGATGTATGGACAGGACTCACCCATCCGGATGACATGATCCGACTCAATCAAGTACTCGAAGAACATTTTGCAGGGAAAAAACCCTATTACGAATGTGAAGTCCGAATGAAACATAAAAATGGTCATTGGGTTTGGATTCTTGATAAAGGGAGAGTTGCTGAATGGACAGAGGATGGGAAACCAGCGTTTATGTTTGGGTCTCACCAAGACATAACATCCATTAAAGAAACAGAGGAAGAATTAAGAATAGCAAAAGAAGAAGCAATTCGTGCGACCCAATCTAAATCTGAATTTCTAGCCAACATGAGTCACGAAATCCGAACACCATTAAACGCAGTCATAGGTTATCTGGATCTAATGCTTCAAGGGAAAGAAGAAGTTAGAAAAGAATATTTAGAAATTGCTCATACATCTGCTTTATCATTACTCGACCTGATCAATGACATCTTAGATTTTTCGAAAATTGAAGCAGGAAAGCTAGAACTTCATTTTGAATTCTTTCCTATCCGAACCCTCGTTGACCAATTAAGATCTATATTGTTTTACTCTTTTCAAAAAAAGGATATTGAGTTTAAAATCCAAATTGATCCCCAAATCCCTGAATTTTTAAAAATGGATTTGATTCGCCTTAGGCAGATTCTGATCAATCTCATTGGGAACGCGGTGAAATTCACCGAAAAGGGATTTGTCACTTTTGAAATTAAAGTTTTAAAACTGAATAACGATACCGAAGCCAATCTTCTTTTTAGTGTTCAAGACACTGGAATTGGAATCGAAAAAGAAAGTTTTGATAAAATCTTTGAAATGTTCTCCCAAGAAGATTCCTCTACTACAAGAAAGTATGGTGGAACCGGACTTGGACTCACAATTACCAATCATTTATTAAAACAAATGAATTCAAAACTACAACTTGAAAGTGAGTTCGGAACTGGAAGTAACTTCTCTTTTGTTTTAAAAATGGAATTTTCAAATTCGATACAAGAACCAGTCCCAAAAAATTCTGAAGAATCCAAACATGAAACCATTCAATCAAACCATTCACTCATTTCGATCCAACCAAAAATTTTAATCGTAGATGACAACGAAATCAACTTAACCTTACTTAAGACAATGCTCCAAAGGATTGTACCAAAAGCTCTAGTCTTACAAGCAATAGATGGCGAAGAAGCAATTTCTATTTATCAAAAGGAAACCCCTGATTTTATTTTTATGGACATTCAAATGCCTAAAACAAATGGATTTGATGCCACTTTAAAAATTAGGGAAATTCAAAAATCAAACCCCAAAAACGTGATCATTGTAGCGTTAACTGCCGGTGAAACCACTGACGAAAAAGAAAAATCTTTCCAAGTTGGCTTTGATGATTTTATCTCAAAACCTGTCGTTTCAAAAACAATTGCTAATTGCCTTACTAAATTTTTCCTAAGGTAA
- a CDS encoding adenylate/guanylate cyclase domain-containing protein, producing MKLSLVDEILIAREMKNEKTVAFVRFALFSVTSILDSLSYFGWIHYTIVPTSLITVGLDILFLIFATLVLFFLFYLPYKPYLKFFTITLDYFIIGLMIFLDPTILKGNGLIYFIAMTSAMFVFQFNLLRHSKAGTIYGAILAFIYFLVVSIGLEDGYPFDLIPMIFGLAMMLGMGYLTTVSNIEMVKEANAKQMMERFLPSQLVSEFYKNKVQLEPGGENKEVTVLFSDIRSFTKFSEQRSAEEVVQFLNEYLSRMTDVIFKFNGTIDKFIGDAIMTIFGAPFKRDDDALRAVKSAVAMIRELEKLNQKMVNPEDRLQVGIGIHTGDAIVGNIGSDRRLDYTVIGDNVNLASRIEGLTKHYNCPILISDATFKQVAGKYSLDDGFEIREIDQVVVKGKSKPITVYEVICFSLP from the coding sequence ATGAAACTTTCATTAGTTGATGAAATCTTAATCGCAAGGGAGATGAAAAACGAAAAAACTGTCGCTTTTGTTCGGTTTGCCCTATTTTCAGTCACTTCTATTTTAGATAGTTTATCCTATTTTGGATGGATCCATTATACCATTGTTCCGACAAGCCTCATCACTGTTGGATTGGATATTTTATTTCTAATCTTTGCCACCCTTGTTTTGTTTTTTTTGTTTTATTTACCTTACAAACCGTATCTGAAATTTTTCACGATCACTTTAGATTATTTCATCATTGGCCTTATGATTTTTCTTGACCCAACGATTCTAAAAGGAAACGGCCTCATCTATTTTATCGCAATGACAAGTGCCATGTTTGTTTTCCAGTTCAATCTTCTGAGGCACTCGAAAGCAGGAACGATCTACGGCGCTATTTTGGCATTTATCTATTTCCTTGTGGTCTCCATTGGATTAGAAGATGGTTACCCATTTGATTTGATTCCCATGATATTTGGATTGGCGATGATGCTTGGAATGGGATATCTAACTACAGTTTCCAATATCGAAATGGTAAAAGAAGCCAATGCAAAACAAATGATGGAAAGATTTCTTCCTTCACAGTTAGTCAGTGAATTTTATAAAAACAAGGTGCAGTTAGAGCCTGGTGGTGAAAACAAAGAAGTAACCGTTCTTTTTTCAGACATCCGATCTTTTACAAAATTTTCAGAACAACGGTCTGCCGAAGAAGTTGTTCAATTTTTAAATGAATATTTATCTCGCATGACAGATGTCATATTCAAATTCAACGGAACAATTGATAAGTTTATCGGCGATGCCATCATGACCATATTTGGTGCGCCATTCAAACGAGATGATGACGCACTCCGCGCCGTCAAATCTGCTGTGGCAATGATTCGCGAATTGGAAAAATTAAACCAAAAGATGGTGAATCCAGAAGACAGATTACAAGTTGGAATAGGAATCCATACTGGAGATGCCATTGTTGGCAATATCGGCTCAGATCGAAGGTTGGATTATACCGTCATTGGTGACAATGTAAACTTAGCCTCTAGGATAGAAGGATTAACAAAACATTACAATTGCCCGATACTCATATCGGATGCCACTTTCAAACAAGTAGCCGGCAAATACTCGCTAGATGATGGTTTCGAGATTAGAGAAATTGATCAAGTAGTTGTCAAAGGGAAATCAAAACCAATCACCGTGTATGAAGTGATTTGTTTTTCCCTTCCTTGA
- a CDS encoding siderophore-interacting protein encodes MSESNSFFKRSIKSVFSIFLTQTKVSKMERLAEGFVLIEMTGTKLKEAKWVPGSKVQVDVGNLTYRTYTPISVDKNEGKLSFIAYKRNDGPASTWIHSLKVGDPCEVFGPRDSLDFSNIEEDAILFGDETSFGIAKVLQNNVKKTSHTFLELNSLASGKEALGHLGVTGHRTMERSLDGSHLQAMAKEMFDLISKIPDAKVFLTGRASSIQQVRAYLKNSGIPTNKLKVRAYWADGKKGLD; translated from the coding sequence ATGTCGGAATCAAATTCATTTTTCAAACGCAGTATCAAATCAGTCTTTAGTATTTTTCTCACACAGACCAAAGTTTCCAAAATGGAAAGACTCGCAGAAGGTTTTGTTCTCATCGAAATGACGGGAACAAAGTTAAAGGAAGCCAAGTGGGTTCCAGGAAGTAAGGTGCAAGTCGATGTAGGTAATCTTACCTACCGCACGTACACTCCCATCAGCGTGGATAAAAATGAAGGCAAACTCTCTTTTATCGCTTACAAGCGAAATGATGGCCCTGCCTCCACTTGGATCCATTCCTTAAAAGTAGGAGACCCTTGCGAAGTTTTCGGCCCTCGCGATTCTTTGGATTTTTCTAACATTGAAGAAGATGCCATCCTTTTCGGTGATGAGACTTCCTTTGGTATCGCGAAGGTTCTGCAAAACAATGTGAAAAAGACATCTCACACTTTCCTCGAATTGAATTCGCTTGCATCAGGGAAAGAAGCTCTAGGTCATCTGGGAGTTACGGGGCATAGAACGATGGAACGATCCCTTGATGGATCTCATCTCCAAGCAATGGCAAAGGAAATGTTTGATCTGATTTCAAAAATTCCCGACGCAAAAGTTTTTCTTACCGGACGGGCCAGTTCGATCCAACAAGTCAGAGCCTATTTGAAAAATTCGGGAATCCCCACTAACAAGCTAAAGGTTCGTGCCTACTGGGCAGATGGGAAAAAGGGATTGGACTGA